Part of the Triticum urartu cultivar G1812 chromosome 2, Tu2.1, whole genome shotgun sequence genome, GAAGGAAGAGtaggaagaagcagaagaaggAGAGGATATGGTATGATCCATCAAGGCCTGATGCACATGAGCAGTTTGCAATGCATTTGTGCTTTGAAAATGTAGTTGAGTTCAGAGAAGCAATTAGAAATTTTCATGTGAGGACTCTTAGGAATTTTGAGTATCACAGAAATGAACTAACTAGGGTTATTGCTTAGTGCTCTGACAGAAAACATGGTTGTGAGTTTTACATAGTTGCCTCCAAGATAGCTCATGAGGCAACTTTCAGTATCAAGAAGATGAACCTGGATCACACTTGTGGAGCAAGTGGAGAGAACACAAAGGTGACAGTCAATTGGGTTGCTAAGGTTTGTGAGGATACAATCAGATCCAACCCTGGAGCTGGTGTTGAAACAATTATGTCATACACAAAGAAGAAGTTTGGTGTGCATGTGCCTAAAAGCTTGGCATATAGGGCAAGGAAGCAAGTAGTTGAGGTTGTGCAAGGAGATCACAAACTCCAGTATCACAGAATAAGGGACTACCTGCAGTGTATGCTAGATACTAACCCTGGCAGTAGGTGCATAGTAACAACACATGAGGACCCACTTAACCCAGCTCCTACCCCAAGGTTTCACTATATGTTTTACTGCTTGTTTGCATGCAAGGAGGGTTTTCTGAATGGATGCAGGCCATTTATAGGTAAGTATTCAGAAATTTATATGCTTTTTAAACATTGATGTACTTAGGCACTCATGTTATCATGTTAGCAGGTCTGGATGGTTGCTTCATCAAGCTAAGCACTGGTCAGCAGATATTGGCAGCTACAGGGAGGGATGGCAACAATAACATCTTCCCAATAGCTTTTGGTGTTGTTGATAAGGAAGAGACAGACAGTTGGACATGGTTTCTCACACAGTTGAGAACAGTCATTGGAACTGGCAATAAGTTTGGCAAATACACAATTATGTCTGACAGGCAGAAGGTATTGTTCTGAACCTAGTCTTTACATTTGCCTTTACATTTGCCATGAGTAAAATGTTATTTAGTAGATGAGTAACACTTAAGATTACCTTACATTGAACATGGATTGTTGAATGCAATATATGATGTATTCCCTAACTCTCCACAAAGGTTTTGTCTTAGACATATTTATGCCAATTTCCAATCTGCTGGTTTCAGAGGAGAGGAACTTAAGAAACATGTAGATCAGGCTGCCTATTCCTTTACCAAACATGGACATGATTTAGGCATGGAGAATTTGAAAAAAGAAAGTTTAGAAGCTTGGCAGTGGTTGTCACAGATACCAGAGCATACCTGGGCTAGGTATTAAATGGACACTGTGTGCAAAACAGACCTGGTAGTAAACAACCTTAGTGAGGTTTTCAATAAAATGATATTGGATGTTAGGAACAAGCCAATCAGGACTATGTTAGAGGGCATAAGAACAAAGCTAATGATTAAGTTTCAGAAGATCAGAGAGAAGATAGAGATATGCAGATGGGAAATCACACCTACTTATTCAGAGATTTTAGAAAAGGGGAAGAAGTGGGCTAAATATTGTGAAGCATACATGGCAGGGCCAGGGATATGGCAGGTCACAAGTAGCTCTGAAAAcacatattgtgttaatttgaaCAATGAGACCTGTGACTGTAGGAGGTGGGACATGACAGCTATCCCCTGTAGTCATGCCATTGCTGCAATGCAGAAAGTGAAGATACACCCTGAAGACTATGTTTCTACTTTTTTCAAGAAACCCATGTATTGTGAAATATATAAGCACATAATATTCCCTGTGCCAGGTCCTGACCATTGGCCTCATACACCTGGTGATGATATTTCTCCCCCTGTGTTTAGagaaaagaaaggtaaaaaacaaACTGCCAAGAGGAAAGGCCTGTTTGAGGTACCAACTAAAAAGGATACTTCTAGGATTGGTACAGTGACATGCAACAACTGCAAGAAGCAAGGGCATAGGATCAACAATTGTGGTGTCCCTTTGAAACCTAAGTTCCAGATGAGGCTGAACAAGCACCAGGTATGTCCATTCATTCCATTGTTATATTCATTGCATTGTTACATTCATTTCATTTGTAGGAAAATAGTTCTAACTAATATTGTTGTGTAGGAAAATAGAGCAAACTACTCTGAGGCTGGTTCTTCAATGGCTGCAACTACACAAAGGCCACCAAGGGTACCTGCTGCCTCTGCACTTGCACCAACTCCTCCTCCAACAACAACTGAGTCAACACAGACAGCTTCTAGGTCAAGGAAGAGGGAAGCACCAGCTACAACAGCAGCAGCACCACCTCTCAAGAAGAGCAGGACCAACACCTCTTCTGCAACAGTAGTACCAcctcccaagaagaagaacacAACTATTTCTGGCAATGGATCAAGGTCTTCTCCAGCAAAGACCACCAGGTCATCAAGGTCTTCTCCAGCAAAGAACACCAGGTCATCAAGGTCTTCTCCAGCAAAGAACACCAGGCCAGCTGCTGCCAATAGAGCTGGCACTGGATCAAAGAGGGTCAGGAAGCCATCTAATAGGCTGAAAGATTACTTTCATGCAAGTGGTAACTAGCTGAAGTTGTTGAACTCCAAGTGCTTGATACTGTTTGATTTGGTTTGTAATAACATTGCCTCACTAAGTACTTGATACTGCACTGTTTGATTTGGTTTGTAATATGGTACTGTATGTGGATTCTGCACTTGTTTGCAACTTCATTTCATCTGTAACTTTTATCTATATGTGGATTCAACACTTGATATACACCTTACAGATAGAAAGATAGTCTCATAGATAGAAAGATAGATCTCTAGAAACATAGATAGAAAGATAGTCTCATAGATAGAAAGATAGATCTCTAGAAACATACATAGATAGATCTCTAGATAGATAGATAGTCTCATAGATTACATAGATAGATAGTCTCATAGATTACATCAAAATCTCACAAAAACTACCAAAACTCTCTCTCAAATTGACTTAAAGATAGAAAGATAGATAGCTAGATCAGTCATAGCGCTCAAAGAAACGGACCCACTTGGCCCTAGTTGCTGGATGAGGAGCCATGACTGCCCTAATCCTTGCCCACCTAATTATCTCCATGAATGATCTTCCCCTGCCTCCAGTGAAAACCAGCTCTAGTTCTTCATCATTGCACTTATCCAGTACCTTGTTGGCGAGTCGGCGGTTGAAGTCCTCTTGCTGCTCATCCTGGGCCGCCTCTAGGGCCCTCTGcctgcgcctcctcctcctcctcctctgtgcAGCTGCTGCTGTCCTAACCTCCACAGCCTCCCCCTCTTCCTCTGTGACATCTCCCATGTCAGGATCCATCTGTAGGGTTTATTTTGGGTGGCGGCTGGTGGAGTGACTGCGAAAGGGTGGGGGTGGGGAGGGGTTTATATTGACAGATGGATGGGGTTGGGTTTAGTAGGCCTAGGGTTGCATTTGGTCAGAGAATAGTGGGCCACCAAGCCCAATTAACCACAGAAATAATATATGTAGGCTAACAAATAACATCTAAAGGATAGAAGATCGAGTTGAACACTTAATAGCATACAAGATCCATTTCCACAACTTAGTAGCATAAGAGATCCATTTTCCACTACATAATAGCATAGGAGATCCATTACAACACTTAATAGCATAGGTGATCCATTACAACTTAACAACATAGTAAATAAGGTTCTTACACTATGTTAAACTTCACATTCCCCCAAAATGTACACCCATAATCACTTGCAGTCATGCCAGGCCACATCCTTATATAAAGGCCTTTGGATGTACTTACTTCACCAACATATCAAAGCCACTTCAAGAATCAAGGATGACCTTGATTTGCTCTAACTTCTCCTTGCTGCCATACCCTTCTTTCAGCAGCTCAGCAACAACAAGCTCAagctttgccttctccttcttaaGAACATCTCTGTCAACTTGAACATCCTTCATAGCCTTCCTGGTGTTCTTGATGATATCAGCTTGGCTCTGCAAAATGCACCTCTGCTCTTTTGCAAGTTTGAGCTTTTCCATCTGCACCTCCAACATAGCTTTCTCCTCtagctccttcttcttcttcttcttcttctcaagTTCTTCCTCCTCCACTTGTTTCTGGTGCACCTTCTTGTCCACCCTATCATCCTGCCAATCAAACATCTTGGATACATCATCAACAAGATTGGTGTACTCAATGCAAAGCTTGTCATTTTCAGCCCTAAGCTTGGCCAACTCCCTTTCATGTTCACTCTTAAGCCTGGCCAACTCCTTCTCAAACTTCTCCTTGTCCTGTACCCTTCCAAAGTTCTGCTCATGGAACATCTCCCATAGCTTGCACAAACATCTCTGAAGAACAGTTGGCCAAGGCCCATCAACCCACTCTACAACACCACAATTCACACCATTTTCCTGCATTTATAAATGTGATAAGTTATTACAAATGGACTAGGAGCTTATTTCAGTTCCATGATTAACTTGTATATACTTGATAATTTCTAACAATGAATAACATAAATGAGATATGATAAGTTATTATAATGCCATGATTAAGTTTCCAAAGTAACAAAAATACATAGCACAAAAATGTTTATTGGCATCATATCAAACAAAGTGCTGCATCATATCAATCATCAGTGACCATACATAGCAGAAAAGTTTATTGACATCTAACCTGGACTGGGCAGCCATAGAAATGCCTTCCTGTTAAAGGCCCTTCAAAAGCAACACGCTTAATAGGCCTCATTTGATGCAAAATGCACTTGGGATGAGCAAGCTCAAGTTGGCCACAGAAAAGGGGCTCCACAGTGGTGTCTGGTTCCTCCTGCAACCAAAATAACCAGCAAACACTAGTTTCAATCTGCACTCAACACCAGAATATACTTGCACGCTTCATTAAACATGAACACTAAAAAAATCCCCAACTCAGCATGAACCCTAACACTGTACTGAGATGAACCCTAGCTTACATCAATCCTACAATCAAACCCCAGCCTCACTATTGAACAAGAATCCTACAACACCAACACTACACTTAGCAAGATCCATGGCGGTAGCCTAGGCCTACTCGGCCTACTAGcacctaaccctaaccctaggtgGCAAAGAACTTACCATAAGTCCCATGTCCATGCTGACGACCTCGCAGTCCTCCTCCGAGCTAGTTTCCTCGTCGTTCCAGGAAGGCATGGTGGCAAGGAGGTCAACGGCGAGCCACCTCAAagacggcgagcggcggcgagcTCGTACTGGAGCAGGGGAGTGAGAGCAGGGGAGTGAGCGAGCAGAGCAGGGAGAGAGTGAGTGAGCAGGAGCGACCGACCGAGGGGGTTTATTTACCCCTGTTCCGACCGGGCCGCGTCGGCTAACGGCCGTCAACGGCCGCGCCGTGAGCGCGCGTGGCCAGGTGGCCTGGCATGTGGGCCCAATCCGTCAGAAAAACGGTTAAATCGCTAGTCACCGCGGGTTTGGGTTTTTTGAAACAGCGGACCGCGCGTTTGGTAGCTTTCTGAGAAAAATTAAAAAGTGGTAGTTTTTGGAACCCTAACCTGTAAACtagtagttttatgctatttactcATGCGTATGTGACATATATGTGTACGTCCCAGCACAGGTTTGAAACCAATCAATTATCGAAAACAAACTTCTCATACAAATAATATCGGAAatgttaacgcccacacgtgtggcatTTAGAAACCCGCCCACACGCATTCGATGCCGTTCGATCCATCTGCACGAATTTTATAGCAATTGCAATCGGGGTCAAAAGCCACGTAAGCAAACGGTGTTGTGTGGGAGAAACACTCCTCGCCCGAACGCGTGCGGTAGTTCACAATTCAGCCCGAACGtttagggcctctttgattcgtaggattttaaAAATGTAGGAATAGGAAAAGTATAGGGTTGGAGTGGcatgcccacttgaatcctatagaATTAGCAATGAGTGTTTGATGTCACAGAAAAAACAAAGAAATTGTAaaaagaggttggagtggatgttaggtttcctatgaaatgtagtacaaaatattccataggaaaaattcctatgaaatctaatcctatgaatcaaaggacCAACATAGGAAAAAATTCTAAGGATTTCAATCCTCTAGAAATCCTATAaaattcctttgaatcaaagaagcccttagaTGTTGAATCTTCAAGCATCTGCCGAAGGACCAGCGCACCTTATCCTCTCGCCTCAGGCCCCCACCCCCACTCCACTCGCTAGAGCGGCTGTGGCGGAGCCTTCCCCCCGCATCGACGGCGGCCTCCGCGTCAACAGCGGCGGGCATGGAGGAGTGCAGCTACGCGACGAGGAGCTCCGCTGCTCCCGCGAAAGCCTTGCGCCGAGGAGCTCCCCTCCACCCACCCCGCATCGACGGAGGCCCCTGCTTCGACGGCTGCGGCCTCCCATGACGGCCTGACATGGaggagtgcggcggcggcgctcttCCTTCGTCTCCGTGCGCGGCGGTGGCGCTCTCCCTTCGTCTCCgtgcgtggcggcggcggcggaggtgtgCATGCGCACAGTAGAAGGATGGTGCCACGAGCAGTTTTGGCGGCGGGTTCGATTCCGGCGAGGACAAGAAGGCCGCCGCGCTTGGGGCTGCACGGTCCGACGACGTTTCTGCTACGCAGGCGATTTGGGCTCGGCTCCACCCCTTGCAGAGGCTGGTGCCCCCGACGACTATCGCCTCTTGCCGTGAGCCCGAGCATCAGTGCTACCGCGGCGCTCTTGGTACTGCTCGTCGCAACCCCAGAGCAACCTCCTCCCACTCCTCTAGCTGGCGCCACTGCCCTCCATGGTGAGTCCATCCCCTGCTAGATACATCCGGGGGGCTAGCCGCTGGATGCTCTGCTTCAACAGTGTCGCACTGCCCCCAAAATTTGGCGCTCTGCATTTTGCTAACTGTTGCTGCTAACTGCTATTTTGGTCCATGTTCTGTAGCGTTGTTGCTGACTAATGTGTGCTAGTAGCTAACTCATGGAGATGATAGGGGGAATGGAACGATGTGCATTGGTCAGTAGAGATTCCCCTGGCTTCCTCCTAGCCTTGCTTTTTTCTGTAGCAACTTCATCATGTGAGAGGAAGCCAAGGGGATCACGAAGTTATGTAGTGGAGTTGCCATGAAAAATTTGTTGCCATGGGCATAATATGTTACGAGTAGTTGCCCTGGCTTTGATAAAAAAAATTCATGGCAAATTTTGAACATACATTTGCCATGGTAATTTTTCATCATTTTCCTTATCATTTCATATTCGTGGCAAATTATTCTATGAAACCATggtaaatttgaaaaaaaatccaaCTACAATTTTTGATTATGCATTTTTTCCATGGCAAATTTGATCATTTTTTGCGTTGTTTCACCTACACAACAATTTAATCATACTAAAAGATGGCAAATATTGGTAAAATACCATGGCAAATTTGAACATGCatttttgccatggcaaatttgATCATACATTTGCCATGGCAAATTtaaaatatgcattttttttcCATGGCAAATTTGAAATATTCATTTTTTCTGCCATGGCAAATTTGAATATGCATTTTGCCATGGCAAATGTGAAGTATGGAAGTTTTTGCCATGTCAAATCTGAATATGCAGttttgccatggcaaatttaATCATTTTTTGTGTTGTTTTCTCATACATGGCAATTTTAATCACATAAAATATGGCAAGTTTTGGTAAATACCATGGCAAATTTGAACATGCTTTTGCCATGGCaattttctctttctttttaacATGGAAAAATTGCTTCATATTTTTTGACCATGGCAATTTACTTTCATGGAGCATGGGCAACTGTAGTTTACGGAGCATGGCAATTTCTTTTGTTTGCAACATGTCCAAAAATCACTTTTGTTTGGACCACAGATTTTAGTTTAATAGATCGTGGAAAATATAGTTTATGGAACATGGCAATTTTATTATATGGACCATGGCAAAtgtcttctctttttttttgcaGCATGGCATTTTTCTTTTTGAACGGGCCCATGGAAAATTTAGTGAATGCATCATGGGACTTATAGTTTATGGATCATGGCATTTTTTAGTCTATGCCTCATACAAATTTTCTATTTTTTGAACGGGACCATGGCAAATTTTCTTTCATGGCAGTTCGTGGAGCGTGGCAATTTTTCGTCCTTCTTTGCAACACGGCAAATTTTCTTTTTGAATGGGACCATGGCAAATGTAGTTTACGGGGCATGGCAAATTTTTAATTATATGAACCATGGCAAATTTTCTTTCTTTATTGCAACATGGCAAATTTTCTGTTTTCAATGGGACCATGGCAATCTCAGTGCATCTTTCATGGCAACGGTAGTTTATGGAGCATGGCAGATTTTCTTCCTTCTTTTACAAGCTTGCAAATTTTGTTTTCGAACAGGACCATGGCAAACTTAGTGTGTGTATCATGGCAAATGCAATTTTCGGAGCATGGCAATTTCCAATTTTAAGGACCATGGTAAATTTTCTCCTTTTTTGCAACATGGCAAATTTTCTTCTTTGAAGGGACCATGGCAAATTTAACGGGACCATGGCAACATTAGATTTACTCATGTTTCAAAAATAGATACCATCGCAATTTTATTTGCCCCATGGCAAATTAAGTTCAAGCATGGCAAATGTAGTTTAAGGGTCATGGCAATGTTCTTTTCCTTTAGCAACACGGCAAAATCTACTTTCCATTTGACAATGGCAATGTAACTCCTCCCCGGCCTAGACGTCGACTAAGATGCCGACCAGGAGGTCGTCCTCCATGATGACGACCAtgattttttgttttgttttttgaaaACATGGCATTTGTTTGAATTTTTATGTGATGGCAAGTTGATATGCACCCCTGCTGCAAAACTTGCCATGTTTTTAGCTTGGGAAACAACAATATTTTCCATGGCAAATTCATACAATTTGCCATCATATAGCAGTAGAGATGTCATGGCAAATTTTCAACCAATTTTTTTCCTTGGGTATAATCAATATGTAGTTTTTGCGTTGGCATTGTTTACTGCTTAGACCATGGTAATTCCAATACTTTTAGACCATATTTTTCATAACCAGATCAATAACAGCAATTTTAATAGAAATCATTCGTATACAGCAACTCTATCAAACTTGTTGCGCCATGGCATtacatatatatgtatatatatcaTTTTATACAATACTTTTCCATGTACACTTTGCAAACTTGTTGCCATGGCAAAAAAATTCTGACACAAGTCAAATTGTTTTTGTTGGCACGTATGTACTATACGGCAACTGTATTGTTTTTAATTTTTATAAACACATGTTCCTGGTGCTGTTTTTTGGCTTGTTTTAGTGAAGCAATAGGTAACTGGGCTGCATGTGCTTTTTTCGTTGCCAGCGTCATGTTGTGCCAACAGGAAATCATTCGGTCTAGGTTCGATCCCGCACGAAACATGTATGTTGATACAGGGGTGTGTGGTAGGGTGTTCCTcctgccacacgtgtgggcgGTTCTAATATTCGCCCACACATGGCACGTGTGGGCTGTCTTCTACTCACACCACACACGGTGTGTGGGCGGGTGTTGCTCCCaccacacgtgtggcagttatTGGTTTCCAATAATATCTGCATTCCAGGTGGGTGGGGCTCGCCCGCATGTCTTCCAAGGCAATGGAGCAAGTCTGGACGGCCGCCTCGTCAAGAAGCTTCCGCTTGCATGATTGAGCCAGCGTCGGCATGCTCGACATGGCAACGTTCCACTTTCATGTTCGTGCGGCCAGTGTCATCCGTAAAGCAATTTCGAAGCTAAAGTCGTACCCTCCATGAAATTGCAACCGTCAACGCTTCGCCTCTTCGACGATCTTCCTCACAATACCATCGAGGGTGATCATCTCCCACTCTTTGTCATTGAGATGTAAATGAGTGAGTGGATCCATCAGCCGCGAACTGCACACCAACATTTTGCGTTCGTGTTGGACGGGTCCCCATGCAGAAAAGGCTCTCCAATTGTGAACTGAGGGCCATGTAAGGGTATTGATCATGCATGTTAGAATCCCCTTCTACCCTTTGGATCTTGAACGACGTGGTCACGTCCAGTGGCGGAGCTAGCGAGGAAGAGCAGAGGGGGCAAATGACGAAATACAATTTGTGCCACCCAAAATAGAGTTTCTTTAGAAAAAGTTCATGGACTGGGGGGGGGGCATGGCCCCTGTAGCAATAGAAATAGCTCCGCCAGTGGTCACATCACATCCAACGGTCAAGATGAAACGTTGGTTGTTGTCGCCTATGGCCTTCCAGGTTGTGAAGAAAGCAGTGGACTCGGCTTCTAGGTATCACTTCCGAACAAAATCACCGCCCATCTCTATGATGCACGTTGTCGTACAAACTACACCAATGACCGTCATCATGATATAGTCGACATTAGTGGGGAAGGAAGTCAAGCAATGATTAGGGTGATGATTTGGAGAGGAGTAAGGTGGTTTCAAGAGTATACAACAAAGATGACGACAGTTAAGGGCGAGAGGGGGTGGGGGTAGAAAAGGCAACACCTTCATAATTGGAATTTTTATCGATCATGTGGACGTGGAAAACCACATGTTACATTTTCGATAGTTGTTGATGTGTCGATCCAATCCGAGCAATCGCCCGAGAGCTGCATCTTATCATTAATTACACTCAACTGACAAAAATATGGCATGGTTAGCCAACCAATAAAACTGAAGTAAATATTATGTTCGCCTCCCTCACACGTATGGTTGGTCCGGCATGTCACACTAGAAACCAATGTTGCCTCCGTTGTGTCGCTCATCGAAGGCAGCAACGTCGTCGGCTTATTATATCACCGGCATGTGAGACTGTTTGTGTGCAAACATAGTAAGCCAAAACTCATCTCTCCATTGCGTATGAAAATTTCCCGAAAATCCTTCTCCACCATGCTTGAAAATTTCATtattttttttcatgttttctttttagttaagtGTTAAGAGTTGTCTTTTTCAAGGAGGAAAAAGTGATGTACTGAAGGACTCACACAAGCGTTGGATAAAAATTGAGCGGTGGAGAGTACCGATGGGAGCATGTACACGGAGAAGGTAGAGCAGCGTCCGTGTAAATAACGGCCGTGGCAACCATCCCGTCCACGTGGCGCCCAACTGCTGGTCCAGCAGATCGATTGCCCATCCAACACCGGCGCACTACACCCGGGAGGCGCGAACGAAAGCCACAAACAAACGACGCGCCCCCGTTCTTCTTCTACCGGGCGCCATGGCCGCCGCATTAGCAGCGCCTACAGGCCTCCTCAAGCTCCCTCCTTCTTACGCGCCGCCTtcttccccctctccccctctctccagCACCTCCTACGGGCGGCGCTCGCGGAGACGGCCTCGCCTTTGGCGCCGCGGAGCCCCGCTGCTCGCGGTGGCGGCCGGGGAGGTGTCGTACACTGAGCCGGAGGAGGCGCTGCTGGAGGCCCTCGTCGGCGTACAGGGCCGTGGCCGTGCAGTCGCGCCGCGCCAGCTCCAGGCAAGGAGCCAGCCCACTTGCCTTTGAGACTTGAGCACACGCGTGTTCTGCGCAGCCGCGCGCCATGTGCTTGTTGAAATGTTAGTGTTACTGATGCAAGCGTGGTGATCCGCATGTGCAGGAGGTGGAAAGCGCAGTGCAGACTCTGGAGGCGCTGGAAGGTGTGCCCGATCCGGTAGGTGGCCTTGTGCTTTTTTTCTGTATGATTTGTGCTTGAAGGTAGGTATTGAGTTACCTGATGAACTCATGGAAGTGTATATTTGTGTTTTACAAAAAAGGACAAAAAATAACCATCATTTGTCGGCAGCATGTGCATATTTGTCTCGAAATACTTTGATCTTTAAATGGGCACAACTGAAGATATGCATATTGTGCCATGAAGTGAATTGCCATCAACAATTTTCATTATTCTAGaaaaaataaaatcaaatgatccaaTCATGTTTAACTAATTAATTGTACCAGTTCAGAAGATGTTCTTCCTCCGTTTAAGTTTACTTGTCACTTTTGACTGTAGCATGGTTACCAAGGAAACAAATTCATTCATCCAGTGTGTCAAGAACTGAAATGCATCTATAACCGAAGATGAAGTATGGTGAATGAAGTATTACATTGTTCTTAGCATTTATCGAGGTGACTATTAGAGAAACTACAAATAATGAATACCTCCATTAGCATGCATGTATTTGACTGCTGTAAATTTTCTAGAAAAATATATTAGAAAACAAAGGTTGCTGCTTAGCATTTATGGTTTATATGCAGACCTCTTCAAGTTTAATTGAAGGTAGTTGGAAGCTCATATTCACTACAAGACCAGGGACGGCATCCCCCATTCAGGTAGAATAAAACTAGCATGCTCATGTGAGCAACTATATGTTCCATTTTGTATTTTATCTATGCATTACGTATTCAGCTGTTGGATTGTTCACACCTGTAAAAGTGACTAAATTTGTTCTCAATTCACATTTGATGCAGAGGACATTCGTTGGAGTTGACTCTTTCAGCGTCTTTCAGGAAGTTTACCTTAGAACAGATGATCCAAGGGTGGTCAACGTTGTCAAGTTTTCAGAAACAGTTGGTGAACTGGCAGTACAGGTAACTGCTCTGTCGATAACTCAATGTCGCCTTAGCTTCAAATGTATAGGGAAGCTTTGTGTATTTTGATGTTTCCTATTCAACCATAAATATGCTCGTGATAGTCTTGCCCCAAATTCTGCTGCTTCATTTATTGCTGCCCTCAGTGTCTAATTGTGTCTTCCAGAGTCTGGTTCTATATAGAAACTCATCGGGTTGTAGAAGAATTATATAATAATATATGTAAAGTAAGCTTCAATGTCATGCTAGAGGGAAGTGCATGGGTATTTCCTGCACAGAGTAAATACAACGCTGGAATTAATATGAGGACCAATATTATCAGGAGCTAAACAACAAAATTAATAAATATAAATTCACTTGATCATCTGATTTTTTTGCTAATAACAGTGTTTTAGGATAGACCGGAGGGGATACGGTAGCGCTATACTGAAACACGTTGTATAATACATGATACCATTATGGGTGTCCTGATCTTTCGATGAAAACCATGATATTGATTCGGTGGAGTAGACTTTGACAACTGGATTACTCTGTGCCCAAGAATTCTTTTTTACCTTCATGGAGAGGCTTCATTTTATAATATAAGTCACCAAGCAACACATTGTCTTCATGCACTGTCTTCATCTTGAGTGACATGATCGTCATTTTCTTCTTG contains:
- the LOC125537742 gene encoding probable plastid-lipid-associated protein 12, chloroplastic, which encodes MEECGGGALPSSPCAAVALSLRLRAWRRRRSVRVNNGRGNHPVHVAPNCWSSRSIAHPTPAHYTREARTKATNKRRAPVLLLPGAMAAALAAPTGLLKLPPSYAPPSSPSPPLSSTSYGRRSRRRPRLWRRGAPLLAVAAGEVSYTEPEEALLEALVGVQGRGRAVAPRQLQEVESAVQTLEALEGVPDPTSSSLIEGSWKLIFTTRPGTASPIQRTFVGVDSFSVFQEVYLRTDDPRVVNVVKFSETVGELAVQAEATINDGKRILFRFDRAAFAFKFLPFKVPYPVPFRLLGDEAKGWLDTTYLSRSGNIRISRGNKGTTFVLQKSADPRQMLLSAISAGTRVKEAIDDLTSSRKGVVVDMNTLAGEWQLLWASESESGGGSWSSVASAGLKDFQTIKEDGQLKNLVNPFPGVSLSARGNICKTGNNNTFSVSMNEGVTQVGGVQFPLETGGEFVMEILYIDNKIRISSLNQHKLVHLCIVNKT
- the LOC125533956 gene encoding WD repeat-containing protein 87-like, yielding MRPIKRVAFEGPLTGRHFYGCPVQENGVNCGVVEWVDGPWPTVLQRCLCKLWEMFHEQNFGRVQDKEKFEKELARLKSEHERELAKLRAENDKLCIEYTNLVDDVSKMFDWQDDRVDKKVHQKQVEEEELEKKKKKKKELEEKAMLEVQMEKLKLAKEQRCILQSQADIIKNTRKAMKDVQVDRDVLKKEKAKLELVVAELLKEGYGSKEKLEQIKVILDS